A portion of the Manihot esculenta cultivar AM560-2 chromosome 2, M.esculenta_v8, whole genome shotgun sequence genome contains these proteins:
- the LOC122721936 gene encoding uncharacterized protein LOC122721936 isoform X2: MNNRMEIVQSKTEPMEKISILFSSLWVRLSKLQKLTLYNCGLVKALFPSSVAQQFVQLKELNISACCKMEYIVAEAKEEEKNKGINKIAFPNLTELGLNDLPELVAFFADNDFSFELYSLVDLNIWSCPKLKTHYCETPDSSTLNKSYDQSELKVMFPTSSIAQRLLRRGKPKDVSKKKDMEMEQPSTSQMKSGPMEMISTLFFLPSSPLLNLRELHIVHCHFQEAAFPLSVAQQLVQLKDLTILSCEKMEYIVAKDKGRSKIVLFPSLTYLHLSDLPNLMGFCKDNNVSLEWSLLEELSFVECPKIKTICVSVPKSSILSTSAEVDHLDTTFCATLISRRRKEQDNNFSKKVSLIKNQRDPSVSNTDESCAFPSKLIQQLQNVKHLWIEGSDSVEVIFSFEGLINGVLNSVEKICLVNLRNLKHLWFKIPPEITAFQNLRELMVEECDNLINLFSICSAKLVGKLQSIKIRRCKRMEEIIGKEGEEISMQKIVFPQLRSLTLEDLPNLNSFCNTIYALEFPFLETLEFRKCKRMETFSYGSLSMPKLEKVIVMINGRWHQLMGSDPNLNAKINELLKMNQQEVEEEPEFES; the protein is encoded by the exons ATGAACAATAGGATGGAAATTGTTCAATCTAAGACTGAACCAATGGAAAAGAtttctatattattttcttctctttggGTAAGACTATCAAAGTTGCAAAAGCTTACCTTGTATAATTGTGGTTTAGTAAAAGCACTGTTTCCTTCTTCTGTTGCCCAGCAATTTGTGCAGCTTAAAGAATTAAATATCTCAGCATGTTGTAAGATGGAATATATAGttgcagaagcaaaagaagaagaaaaaaacaagGGCATAAACAAAATAGCATTTCCTAATCTAACTGAGCTTGGTCTTAATGATCTACCAGAGCTGGTGGCTTTCTTTGCAGACAATGATTTTTCTTTTGAGTTGTACTCATTAGTAGATTTGAATATATGGTCTTGTCCTAAACTGAAGACACATTATTGTGAAACTCCAGACTCATCAACTTTGAACAAAAGTTACGATCAAAGTGAGCTCAAAGTCATGTTCCCAACAAGCTCAATTGCTCAACGCTTACTAAGAAGAGGAAAGCCAAAAGATGTTTCCAAGAAAAAG GATATGGAGATGGAGCAGCCAAGCACATCTCAAATGAAAAGTGGACCAATGGAAATGATTTCTACATTATTTTTTCTACCAAGTTCACCATTATTAAATTTGCGAGAGCTTCATATCGTTCACTGTCATTTTCAAGAAGCAGCCTTTCCTCTCTCTGTAGCTCAACAATTGGTGCAGCTTAAAGACTTAACCATTTTGTCATGTGAGAAGATGGAATACATTGTTGCAAAAGATAAGGGAAGAAGCAAAATAGTATTGTTTCCTAGCCTAACTTATCTTCACCTTTCAGATCTGCCAAATTTGATGGGTTTTTGCAAAGATAATAATGTTTCTCTTGAGTGGTCTTTGTTAGAAGAATTGAGCTTTGTTGAATGTCCGAAAATTAAGACAATTTGCGTTTCAGTTCCAAAATCATCAATATTGAGTACGAGTGCTGAGGTTGATCACCTTGATACTACCTTTTGTGCCACATTGATATCACGAAGAAGGAAAGAGCAAGATAATAATTTCAGCAAAAAG GTTTCATTAATAAAGAATCAGAGGGATCCATCTGTTAGCAATACTGATGAAAGTTGTGCATTTCCGTCCAAATTGATTCAACAGTTGCAAAATGTGAAACACCTTTGGATTGAGGGCAGCGATTCAGTGGAAGTAATATTTTCATTTGAAGGGCTGATTAATGGAGTGCTCAATTCAGTGGAAAAGATATGCTTAGTTAATTTACGAAATTTGAAGCACCTTTGGTTCAAGATTCCACCAGAAATCACAGCCTTCCAAAACCTGCGAGAGTTGATGGTAGAAGAGTGTGATAATTTAATAAACCTTTTCTCAATTTGCTCGGCCAAACTTGTAGGAAAGCTACAATCAATAAAGATTAGAAGGTGCAAGAGGATGGAGGAAATTATTGGAAAAGAGGGTGAAGAAATTAGCATGCAAAAAATTGTGTTCCCTCAACTAAGGTCTCTGACACTTGAGGATTTACCCAACCTCAACAGTTTCTGCAATACGATTTATGCTCTTGAATTTCCATTTCTAGAAACATTGGAGTTTCGGAAATGTAAAAGGATGGAGACATTCTCCTATGGATCATTAAGCATGCCAAAGCTAGAGAAGGTTATTGTTATGATAAATGGAAGGTGGCATCAATTAATGGGATCTGATCCAAACCTTAATGCAAAAATCAATGAGTTGTTGAAGATGAATCAACAAGAG GTAGAAGAGGAACCTGAGTTTGAGTCGTGA
- the LOC122721936 gene encoding uncharacterized protein LOC122721936 isoform X1 codes for MARELRQLHSITVMFCKKMEGIFYRNKVNDEIESPLTTLCLDNLPNFIGFIYKDIEESSASEMNNRMEIVQSKTEPMEKISILFSSLWVRLSKLQKLTLYNCGLVKALFPSSVAQQFVQLKELNISACCKMEYIVAEAKEEEKNKGINKIAFPNLTELGLNDLPELVAFFADNDFSFELYSLVDLNIWSCPKLKTHYCETPDSSTLNKSYDQSELKVMFPTSSIAQRLLRRGKPKDVSKKKDMEMEQPSTSQMKSGPMEMISTLFFLPSSPLLNLRELHIVHCHFQEAAFPLSVAQQLVQLKDLTILSCEKMEYIVAKDKGRSKIVLFPSLTYLHLSDLPNLMGFCKDNNVSLEWSLLEELSFVECPKIKTICVSVPKSSILSTSAEVDHLDTTFCATLISRRRKEQDNNFSKKVSLIKNQRDPSVSNTDESCAFPSKLIQQLQNVKHLWIEGSDSVEVIFSFEGLINGVLNSVEKICLVNLRNLKHLWFKIPPEITAFQNLRELMVEECDNLINLFSICSAKLVGKLQSIKIRRCKRMEEIIGKEGEEISMQKIVFPQLRSLTLEDLPNLNSFCNTIYALEFPFLETLEFRKCKRMETFSYGSLSMPKLEKVIVMINGRWHQLMGSDPNLNAKINELLKMNQQEVEEEPEFES; via the exons ATGGCTAGAGAGTTGAGGCAACTTCACAGCATAACTGTAATGTTCTGCAAAAAGATGGAGGGAATTTTCTACAGAAACAAAGTGAATGATGAGATTGAGTCGCCACTTACAACTCTCTGCTTGGATAACCTTCCAAACTTCATTGGATTTATCTACAAG GATATAGAAGAGTCGAGTGCATCTGAAATGAACAATAGGATGGAAATTGTTCAATCTAAGACTGAACCAATGGAAAAGAtttctatattattttcttctctttggGTAAGACTATCAAAGTTGCAAAAGCTTACCTTGTATAATTGTGGTTTAGTAAAAGCACTGTTTCCTTCTTCTGTTGCCCAGCAATTTGTGCAGCTTAAAGAATTAAATATCTCAGCATGTTGTAAGATGGAATATATAGttgcagaagcaaaagaagaagaaaaaaacaagGGCATAAACAAAATAGCATTTCCTAATCTAACTGAGCTTGGTCTTAATGATCTACCAGAGCTGGTGGCTTTCTTTGCAGACAATGATTTTTCTTTTGAGTTGTACTCATTAGTAGATTTGAATATATGGTCTTGTCCTAAACTGAAGACACATTATTGTGAAACTCCAGACTCATCAACTTTGAACAAAAGTTACGATCAAAGTGAGCTCAAAGTCATGTTCCCAACAAGCTCAATTGCTCAACGCTTACTAAGAAGAGGAAAGCCAAAAGATGTTTCCAAGAAAAAG GATATGGAGATGGAGCAGCCAAGCACATCTCAAATGAAAAGTGGACCAATGGAAATGATTTCTACATTATTTTTTCTACCAAGTTCACCATTATTAAATTTGCGAGAGCTTCATATCGTTCACTGTCATTTTCAAGAAGCAGCCTTTCCTCTCTCTGTAGCTCAACAATTGGTGCAGCTTAAAGACTTAACCATTTTGTCATGTGAGAAGATGGAATACATTGTTGCAAAAGATAAGGGAAGAAGCAAAATAGTATTGTTTCCTAGCCTAACTTATCTTCACCTTTCAGATCTGCCAAATTTGATGGGTTTTTGCAAAGATAATAATGTTTCTCTTGAGTGGTCTTTGTTAGAAGAATTGAGCTTTGTTGAATGTCCGAAAATTAAGACAATTTGCGTTTCAGTTCCAAAATCATCAATATTGAGTACGAGTGCTGAGGTTGATCACCTTGATACTACCTTTTGTGCCACATTGATATCACGAAGAAGGAAAGAGCAAGATAATAATTTCAGCAAAAAG GTTTCATTAATAAAGAATCAGAGGGATCCATCTGTTAGCAATACTGATGAAAGTTGTGCATTTCCGTCCAAATTGATTCAACAGTTGCAAAATGTGAAACACCTTTGGATTGAGGGCAGCGATTCAGTGGAAGTAATATTTTCATTTGAAGGGCTGATTAATGGAGTGCTCAATTCAGTGGAAAAGATATGCTTAGTTAATTTACGAAATTTGAAGCACCTTTGGTTCAAGATTCCACCAGAAATCACAGCCTTCCAAAACCTGCGAGAGTTGATGGTAGAAGAGTGTGATAATTTAATAAACCTTTTCTCAATTTGCTCGGCCAAACTTGTAGGAAAGCTACAATCAATAAAGATTAGAAGGTGCAAGAGGATGGAGGAAATTATTGGAAAAGAGGGTGAAGAAATTAGCATGCAAAAAATTGTGTTCCCTCAACTAAGGTCTCTGACACTTGAGGATTTACCCAACCTCAACAGTTTCTGCAATACGATTTATGCTCTTGAATTTCCATTTCTAGAAACATTGGAGTTTCGGAAATGTAAAAGGATGGAGACATTCTCCTATGGATCATTAAGCATGCCAAAGCTAGAGAAGGTTATTGTTATGATAAATGGAAGGTGGCATCAATTAATGGGATCTGATCCAAACCTTAATGCAAAAATCAATGAGTTGTTGAAGATGAATCAACAAGAG GTAGAAGAGGAACCTGAGTTTGAGTCGTGA
- the LOC110608477 gene encoding disease resistance protein At4g27190 — protein MEVLLAIGGTIAGEIAKNLVAPIWRPFYYLIYYKHNIENLKEELQKLDDKRTEVGLRVNNDKNNLHGVHDSVIHWQKKADDIDRSSKAFLQNEMNMNKCLNRYSLSRKAKKMTENMLALLEEARNFGEIAYRQKIELWISDAEGIKNFKSRESILDDILMALKDDDLRVIGICGMSGIGKTTMAIQLKKIMETEKLFDEFAMATVSDTPDIRKIQDEIAFCLGLELKNGESEVVSASKLHQRLTNCDKRILLILDDVWKEDGLGKIGVPLGCRSNGCKIVLTSRNEFVCSSLGSQRNFLMKVLNDEEALVLFKETAGDSIGHDLLDTVKEIVNECEGLPIAIVTLSKTLKNKNKHIWNDVLRHLKNSKLEDISGMKAKVFSAIELSYNYLEDEEAKSCFLLCSLFPEDFDILVEDLLEFGMGLRLFKGVEYVHEGRDRIYKLIDMLKGSNLLLEGDDKRNESVKMHDLVRDVAISLASINKQWHALQSQARIKEWQDNDGYKNCTAISLLCEDIKKLKDHLKCPKLELLQLWHDSQLESLPTNVLEGMKELKVLYIASCIPSLPQSIDVLKNLQTLRLLNGRLNEMHTIGALVKLEILEVRSYCLEELPAEIGSLKNLRLLNLRRVRILRYIPPVVLLRLSKLEELYLPLRYMMKWEWKEEKKTNASLSELETHHITALHITVVNAYISPKASVFRNLIRFHIFVGDSKVDIVHKDSENVLHLKGDASDIKGSGICVLLREVEVLYLEEVKNLKKIVNEIEDNSYADLKRDECVDALVRIPESPKSRLPYLAI, from the coding sequence ATGGAGGTTCTCCTTGCCATTGGAGGTACAATTGCTGGTGAAATTGCTAAAAACTTGGTGGCTCCTATTTGGCGACCGTTTTATTATCTGATTTACTACAAACATAACATCGAGAATTTAAAAGAGGAGCTTCAGAAACTGGATGACAAGAGAACTGAGGTGGGGCTACGTGTGAACAACGACAAAAACAACTTGCATGGGGTTCATGATTCTGTAATTCATTGGCAAAAGAAAGCAGATGACATTGATAGGAGTAGTAAAGCATTTCTTCAAAATGAAATGAACATGAACAAGTGTTTGAATCGTTATTCCTTGAGTAGAAAAGCTAAGAAGATGACAGAAAATATGCTTGCTTTGCTTGAAGAAGCGAGGAATTTTGGTGAAATAGCCTATCGTCAAAAGATAGAATTATGGATCAGTGATGCTGAAGGCATCAAGAATTTTAAATCAAGGGAATCAATTCTAGATGACATCTTGATGGCCTTAAAGGATGACGATCTTCGTGTGATTGGGATTTGCGGAATGAGTGGTATCGGTAAAACCACTATGGCAATACAGCTTAAGAAAATAATGGAAACAGAGAAATTGTTTGACGAGTTTGCTATGGCAACCGTGTCTGATACTCCTGACATCAGAAAGATCCAAGATGAAATTGCATTTTGCTTGGGATTGGAACTCAAGAATGGTGAAAGTGAGGTGGTAAGCGCAAGCAAACTGCATCAGAGGCTTACCAACTGTGATAAGAGGATCCTTCTAATATTGGATGATGTTTGGAAGGAGGATGGTTTAGGAAAAATTGGAGTTCCTTTAGGTTGCAGGAGCAATGGATGCAAAATCGTGTTGACTTCACGAAATGAATTTGTGTGCTCTAGTTTGGGAAGTCAAAGAAATTTCCTAATGAAAGTTCTGAATGATGAAGAAGCTCTCGTTCTTTTCAAAGAGACAGCGGGCGACTCAATTGGCCATGATTTACTCGACACGGTGAAGGAGATTGTAAATGAATGTGAAGGCTTACCAATTGCCATTGTAACTCTTTCCAAgacattaaaaaacaaaaacaaacacATTTGGAATGATGTGCTTCGACATCTAAAGAATTCTAAGCTGGAAGATATCTCAGGAATGAAGGCAAAGGTGTTTTCTGCAATTGAATTAAGTTACAATTATTTGGAAGATGAAGAGGCCAAGTCATGCTTTTTGCTTTGTAGCTTGTTCCCTGAAGATTTCGATATTCTGGTTGAAGATTTGCTTGAATTTGGAATGGGCCTAAGGCTGTTTAAAGGTGTTGAATATGTGCATGAAGGAAGAGATAGGATCTATAAGCTTATTGATATGCTCAAAGGGTCAAATTTGTTGCTTGAAGGTGATGACAAACGGAACGAGTCTGTCAAAATGCATGACCTTGTCCGTGATGTAGCCATATCACTTGCCTCCATAAATAAGCAGTGGCACGCATTACAAAGTCAAGCTAGAATAAAAGAGTGGCAAGATAATGATGGGTACAAAAATTGCACTGCAATTTCACTTCTGTGTGAAGACATCAAAAAACTTAAAGATCATTTAAAGTGTCCGAAGCTTGAACTCTTACAGCTTTGGCATGATAGTCAGTTAGAAAGCCTTCCAACCAACGTGTTAGAAGGGATGAAAGAACTCAAAGTTCTATATATAGCCTCCTGTATCCCATCACTGCCACAATCAATTGATGTCTTGAAGAATCTTCAAACCTTACGTCTTTTGAATGGTAGGCTAAACGAGATGCATACAATTGGAGCTCTCGTTAAACTGGAAATACTTGAAGTTCGTAGTTATTGTTTAGAAGAGCTGCCAGCAGAAATAGGATCACTGAAAAATCTAAGGTTGCTAAACCTGCGCAGGGTCAGGATCCTTAGATACATTCCACCAGTTGTATTATTAAGGTTGTCCAAACTAGAAGAGTTGTATCTTCCACTTAGATATATGATGAAATgggaatggaaggaagaaaagaaaaccAATGCAAGCCTCAGCGAGCTAGAGACTCATCATATAACTGCATTGCATATTACTGTAGTAAATGCCTACATTTCACCTAAAGCTTCAGTCTTTAGAAACTTAATAAGATTCCACATTTTTGTAGGCGACTCAAAGGTTGATATTGTTCACAAAGATTCAGAGAATGTGTTGCATCTTAAAGGAGATGCAAGTGATATTAAAGGGAGTGGGATATGTGTTTTGTTGAGGGAAGTTGAAGTCTTGTATTTGGAAGAAgtgaaaaatttgaagaaaattgtAAATGAGATAGAAGATAATAGTTATGCGGATTTGAAGCGAGATGAATGTGTTGATGCACTAGTAAGAATTCCAGAGTCTCCAAAAAGTCGCCTCCCATACTTAGCAATTTAA